One stretch of Syntrophobacterales bacterium DNA includes these proteins:
- a CDS encoding C40 family peptidase, which yields MKKSLFILISGLWLAVIISVPAFSAVTYRVKPGDNLWTVAKKYHISVDKLKTINSLNNHDLKLGQKLVLKQDHMQKAKGSAKNRGQRSASQAVISEEAEDDGEFIEYKVKRGDTVEKVAQKFGIEKDDIVESNSNLDRRLSPGKVLLIPRTTELETGEEVVDLSMKTLKPLKPWKTHEEKYMLVKVAKSFMGTPYRYGGNSVRGLDCSAFVKKIYDIFDVQLPRSAREQYETGSKISQDELAPGDLVFFKTKRFVKYPTHVGIYIGEGNFIHSSSGHARIGVKIDSLQTNFYNKAYIGATRVKKSPEENSETMNDREILTNIFSS from the coding sequence TTGAAGAAGAGTCTGTTTATATTAATATCAGGCCTATGGCTTGCCGTCATTATATCAGTTCCTGCCTTTTCTGCGGTCACATACAGGGTAAAACCAGGAGATAACCTCTGGACCGTAGCAAAAAAATACCACATCTCAGTAGATAAACTGAAAACCATCAACAGTTTAAATAATCACGATCTGAAGCTCGGACAAAAACTCGTTCTAAAACAGGATCATATGCAAAAGGCCAAGGGCAGCGCAAAAAATAGAGGGCAGCGAAGTGCATCCCAAGCCGTGATTTCCGAAGAAGCGGAGGACGATGGGGAGTTCATAGAATATAAGGTTAAGAGGGGCGATACCGTCGAAAAAGTCGCACAAAAATTCGGCATAGAGAAGGATGACATCGTTGAGTCGAACAGTAACCTGGACCGTAGGCTTTCCCCCGGAAAAGTCCTTCTCATCCCAAGAACAACAGAGTTGGAAACGGGAGAGGAGGTTGTAGATCTTTCGATGAAAACTTTAAAACCTTTAAAACCGTGGAAAACGCACGAAGAGAAATATATGCTTGTCAAAGTGGCAAAAAGCTTTATGGGAACTCCATACCGGTATGGCGGTAACAGCGTGCGGGGTCTTGATTGTTCGGCTTTCGTAAAAAAGATTTACGATATATTTGATGTTCAGCTTCCGAGGAGTGCACGAGAACAGTACGAGACTGGTTCAAAGATTTCCCAGGATGAACTGGCGCCAGGCGATCTGGTATTCTTCAAAACCAAAAGGTTTGTAAAATACCCGACTCATGTCGGCATCTACATCGGTGAAGGAAATTTCATCCACTCGTCTTCGGGCCATGCTAGGATAGGGGTAAAGATAGACTCTCTCCAAACCAACTTCTATAACAAAGCATATATCGGTGCCACGAGAGTGAAAAAATCGCCCGAAGAAAATTCAGAAACGATGAATGACCGGGAGATACTCACCAATATCTTTAGCTCTTAA
- a CDS encoding ribonuclease H-like domain-containing protein, whose amino-acid sequence MKAYLDIETDRNGNICVIGIHTEPSGFVQWHGENINTGDIEKELQMASTIVTFNGDSFDLPTIKKYLNIDLKEMCSSRDLFKVKKRLGIKGGLKELEKMFGIKRKTEGINGYKAVLLWERYIRRKKPSDLSLLLEYNKEDVLNLIPLEEKLDELKGEML is encoded by the coding sequence GTGAAAGCGTATCTCGATATCGAAACAGACAGAAACGGCAACATATGCGTCATAGGTATCCATACAGAACCAAGTGGATTCGTGCAATGGCACGGAGAGAATATTAATACCGGCGATATCGAAAAAGAACTGCAGATGGCCAGCACCATAGTGACCTTCAACGGGGATAGTTTCGACCTCCCAACTATAAAGAAGTACCTGAACATAGACCTGAAAGAGATGTGCAGTTCCCGCGATCTTTTTAAAGTGAAAAAACGGCTGGGCATCAAAGGAGGTCTCAAGGAATTAGAAAAAATGTTTGGGATCAAGCGAAAAACGGAAGGAATAAACGGATATAAGGCCGTGTTACTCTGGGAGCGCTACATACGACGAAAAAAACCCTCCGACCTCAGTCTTCTTCTCGAATATAACAAGGAAGATGTGCTGAATCTCATCCCCCTTGAGGAAAAACTAGATGAACTGAAAGGAGAGATGTTATGA
- a CDS encoding 4Fe-4S dicluster domain-containing protein, with amino-acid sequence MMEIGREILWNAGGAARWITYALMILTFIVLIMGIKQRYAMWKIGKAVPINFKEKLGERIGYFIKSGIFHATILRAREGYPGTMHLFIFWGFLILSIGTALVALQDDVIKLIFGVEFIKGDFYIVFSFLLEVAGLMAIIGIIMGILRRYGTQPSRLDNKPDDAITLVWILAVLVTGFLVEGARIAATQQPYEVWSFVGWVVSSLFPAPEQAIDVATHEIVYLPHTVLWYIHMLLSFGLIAYIAYSRRLLHIITSSLNMLFRGVEDAPRGAVAAIEDFENAEEFGVNAIEGFTWRQIMDLDACTRCGRCQDRCPAFNTEKPLSPKKFIQDLKEEWEKTAVGIKNEEGIVDNVIPEETLWSCTACLACQVNCPVSIPTFDKNLEMRRYLTMTLSQVSSEMKLLYKNLQQRSDPYGMGKSQRLEWVEGLDVKKATETEVEYLYWVGCVASLDDRNRKIAKAVSTILEKAGVSFGVLGPDEKCCGDPLRRTGNEYQYMEIAEGNIGLLNELGIKKIITACPHCYNTLKNDYPQLGGNFEVFHHTEFIAKLAREGKISISPTLEGITTYHDPCYLGRVNQIFDSPRDVVNKVNKGSFVELDRNRNEGFCCGGGGGRIWMEEHHKRINHNRMDEAIEISANTVITACPYCLIMMTDAIKDKEKSETMTALDIAEIVVKGL; translated from the coding sequence ATGATGGAGATTGGCAGAGAAATCCTGTGGAATGCAGGGGGAGCTGCGCGATGGATAACGTATGCGCTTATGATCCTAACCTTTATCGTTCTGATCATGGGGATTAAGCAGCGCTATGCAATGTGGAAGATCGGCAAGGCTGTCCCTATCAATTTCAAGGAGAAGTTAGGCGAGAGAATAGGGTATTTTATCAAAAGCGGTATATTTCATGCCACCATTCTGAGAGCAAGGGAAGGGTATCCCGGAACCATGCACTTGTTTATTTTCTGGGGGTTCCTGATTTTATCGATCGGAACGGCGCTGGTTGCACTTCAAGATGACGTGATCAAGCTTATCTTCGGCGTCGAATTCATCAAGGGGGACTTCTACATTGTCTTCTCGTTCCTCCTTGAAGTGGCAGGACTCATGGCAATTATCGGCATCATAATGGGCATATTGAGAAGGTATGGGACACAGCCATCGAGACTGGACAATAAGCCTGATGACGCGATTACGCTTGTATGGATTCTTGCGGTTCTCGTGACCGGTTTTCTGGTAGAGGGTGCTAGGATTGCAGCTACCCAGCAACCTTATGAGGTGTGGAGTTTTGTGGGCTGGGTTGTGTCATCGCTTTTCCCTGCTCCGGAGCAGGCCATTGATGTGGCTACTCATGAGATCGTCTACCTGCCTCACACGGTGCTTTGGTACATACACATGTTGCTGTCGTTCGGTCTTATTGCGTACATTGCATACTCACGACGGCTTCTTCACATCATCACCTCCTCGCTCAACATGCTTTTCAGAGGCGTTGAGGATGCACCGAGGGGGGCGGTAGCCGCAATTGAAGATTTCGAGAATGCAGAGGAATTTGGAGTAAATGCAATAGAAGGATTTACTTGGAGACAAATCATGGACCTTGATGCCTGCACAAGGTGCGGCAGGTGTCAGGATCGGTGCCCTGCTTTTAATACGGAGAAACCTCTCTCGCCGAAGAAATTTATTCAGGACCTCAAGGAGGAATGGGAAAAAACTGCGGTGGGTATAAAGAACGAAGAGGGCATAGTGGACAATGTGATTCCGGAAGAGACTCTCTGGTCTTGTACAGCCTGTCTAGCGTGTCAGGTGAATTGTCCGGTCTCCATCCCTACCTTTGACAAAAATCTGGAGATGAGACGGTATCTTACCATGACTTTGAGTCAGGTTAGTTCCGAGATGAAGCTTCTCTATAAAAACCTTCAGCAGAGGTCTGATCCGTACGGTATGGGTAAGAGCCAGAGACTTGAGTGGGTTGAAGGACTTGATGTCAAGAAAGCTACCGAGACAGAAGTTGAGTACCTTTACTGGGTCGGCTGCGTAGCATCCCTTGACGACAGAAACCGGAAGATAGCGAAGGCTGTTTCAACGATATTGGAGAAAGCTGGTGTCTCTTTTGGTGTCTTGGGTCCGGATGAAAAATGCTGTGGTGACCCGCTGAGAAGGACTGGAAATGAGTACCAGTATATGGAAATAGCGGAAGGCAATATCGGCCTCCTGAATGAGCTTGGAATCAAAAAGATAATAACCGCTTGCCCGCACTGTTATAACACGCTAAAGAACGATTATCCTCAACTGGGTGGCAATTTTGAGGTCTTCCATCATACGGAATTTATAGCCAAGCTGGCCCGGGAGGGAAAGATTTCTATTAGCCCGACTCTTGAGGGAATCACAACCTATCACGATCCATGCTACCTAGGAAGAGTGAATCAGATTTTTGACTCACCGAGAGATGTGGTAAACAAGGTCAACAAGGGGTCCTTTGTTGAATTGGACCGGAACCGAAATGAAGGGTTCTGCTGCGGCGGAGGCGGTGGAAGAATCTGGATGGAGGAACATCATAAACGGATAAATCACAATAGAATGGACGAAGCCATTGAAATTTCGGCTAATACGGTTATCACTGCGTGTCCTTACTGCCTTATCATGATGACGGACGCGATTAAAGACAAGGAAAAGAGCGAGACCATGACGGCCCTGGATATCGCGGAAATAGTTGTGAAAGGCTTGTAA
- a CDS encoding 4Fe-4S binding protein, whose protein sequence is MSTKIDVESCTGCGACAEVCPADAITVDDTAKIDSELCTECGACVEECPVEAITLEE, encoded by the coding sequence ATGTCTACCAAGATTGATGTGGAGAGTTGTACAGGATGTGGAGCATGCGCCGAGGTTTGTCCTGCCGATGCGATAACCGTAGACGATACGGCTAAAATTGACTCCGAACTCTGCACTGAGTGTGGGGCCTGCGTGGAAGAATGTCCCGTAGAGGCCATAACTCTGGAAGAATAA
- a CDS encoding alpha/beta hydrolase, translated as MMHPFIIDSVQGRISAIMVTPGSGSGPHPCVVLSHGLISSKTSSKYVVLSQRFADMGIASCRFDYHGCGESSGNIQETTLTIRLDNLDRIVEYVRNRKEIDPKRIGLLGSSFGGVTSIIKAARDAGIKCVSPWATPHLLKQDESEDAEGIKFKDSLYTDFARYDILSEATKVSHALVIHGDADDIVPCHEGIAIYEHLQQPKLSEIIKGADHILSDQAHREQAISMALKWFGKYI; from the coding sequence ATGATGCATCCATTTATTATCGATTCGGTGCAAGGCCGGATAAGCGCCATCATGGTAACCCCTGGTTCCGGGAGTGGACCACATCCTTGCGTCGTACTCTCCCACGGATTGATCAGCTCAAAAACGAGCTCTAAATACGTCGTCCTTTCGCAGCGCTTCGCCGATATGGGCATAGCGTCGTGCAGGTTCGACTACCATGGATGCGGAGAGAGCAGCGGAAACATCCAAGAGACAACGCTTACCATCAGGCTTGACAACCTCGACAGGATTGTTGAATATGTCCGCAACCGGAAGGAGATTGATCCGAAAAGAATCGGCCTTCTGGGGAGCAGCTTCGGTGGAGTCACCAGCATTATCAAGGCGGCACGAGACGCAGGAATAAAGTGTGTATCCCCGTGGGCAACACCCCATCTATTGAAACAAGACGAAAGCGAAGATGCTGAAGGTATCAAGTTCAAAGATTCGCTTTACACGGATTTTGCACGATATGACATTCTCTCTGAGGCTACCAAGGTCTCACATGCCTTGGTAATCCACGGAGATGCCGACGACATAGTTCCCTGCCACGAAGGCATAGCCATATACGAACATCTACAGCAACCCAAGCTGTCGGAGATCATAAAAGGAGCAGACCACATTCTTTCAGACCAGGCGCACAGAGAACAAGCAATCAGCATGGCCCTCAAATGGTTTGGCAAATACATCTGA
- the lptG gene encoding LPS export ABC transporter permease LptG, translating to MKRLNKYLVWNVIKILSITEFGGMIMFMNIEFFEHMDIFTNSLNNFLLSIGYLALRMPFYFNLILPLAFLISMLILLMVMIRSNEMIVVRTSGISTISLMKPLAAFSIVMTVFSFILSEWVIPVSSNASEYLYRIKIKKDESYVVFKNNKIWFKRNNMINNIGFFDNKKDMIRGLTVIELSPDYTIKKRFDAKEGIWKDGSWVFSDVSERIFDENSIISKKTYRQLNNLIQEPPSVFKVVEKNPEEMGYSELSRYIKRLRLDGHDVKRYLVDLYNKLSFPFINLIMVLAAFSVGLRYTKTKHISKGIFAGMSIGIFYWFLHSVSLSLGYSEIFPPLFAAWFSNLMFFSFGVIGIVTLRT from the coding sequence TTGAAAAGACTAAATAAGTATCTTGTCTGGAATGTAATAAAGATACTCTCCATCACGGAATTCGGCGGGATGATTATGTTCATGAATATCGAGTTCTTTGAACACATGGACATCTTTACCAACTCTCTCAATAATTTCCTGCTCAGCATAGGCTATCTAGCTCTAAGAATGCCGTTCTATTTCAACCTTATACTCCCCTTGGCATTTCTCATATCAATGCTCATACTGCTCATGGTCATGATCAGGAGCAACGAAATGATAGTCGTCCGAACATCGGGCATAAGTACAATTTCCCTAATGAAGCCTCTCGCAGCATTTTCCATTGTAATGACGGTTTTTTCTTTTATCCTCTCAGAATGGGTTATTCCTGTGTCCTCAAACGCCTCCGAATACCTTTACAGGATCAAAATAAAGAAAGATGAATCCTATGTCGTTTTCAAGAATAATAAAATATGGTTTAAAAGAAATAATATGATCAATAACATAGGTTTTTTCGACAATAAGAAGGATATGATCCGGGGGCTTACAGTTATCGAACTGTCACCGGACTACACCATAAAGAAAAGATTCGACGCGAAAGAGGGAATATGGAAAGACGGCTCTTGGGTCTTTTCCGATGTATCCGAGAGAATTTTTGATGAAAACAGCATCATTTCCAAGAAAACCTACCGGCAGTTGAACAATCTGATTCAGGAACCACCATCCGTATTTAAAGTCGTGGAAAAAAATCCCGAGGAAATGGGTTACAGCGAGCTATCAAGGTATATAAAAAGGCTCAGGCTTGATGGACATGACGTGAAAAGATATCTTGTAGACCTTTACAACAAACTCTCCTTTCCCTTTATCAATCTTATTATGGTCCTTGCGGCCTTTTCGGTCGGCCTGAGATATACAAAGACAAAACATATCTCGAAGGGAATATTTGCGGGCATGTCCATTGGTATTTTTTATTGGTTCCTTCACTCCGTTTCTCTATCTCTAGGGTATTCGGAAATTTTTCCTCCGCTGTTCGCTGCATGGTTTTCCAATCTTATGTTTTTTTCCTTCGGTGTTATTGGCATAGTCACGCTTAGGACATAA
- a CDS encoding LptF/LptG family permease gives MVNLRVKFIRTLHRRFYIYLLKELIYVFLLSLGILTFILVLSRIGKLADLVINRGVEVKDIVLLIVYSSPPYLTFTLPMAFLLSTIVILGRLSTENEILALKTSGVNLMHLFTPLISVGVAITVFGFLNAGTLLPRAGNLFRDTLLNIVKKGISLDDKEGAFNDTLPDIVVYIDKVNTKDKHLTGILVADDRDQDVKQTISASRGIISLDPVTLNLTFLLENGNLHRWEKKEDTYKNVSFKNYTFIMNLANVLPSNTFVRKRHFEMTNDELRAHIAVAKTESLKYDLLLEIYKKVSIPVSSLAFVFLTVPLGIKRRVEGKFSGILYSLLLFLFYYLLMAVAENVGKSIQMPVLITTFIPNIAIMLIGLYLMRDINRESHTGAALRLRQLWIHCFEKTK, from the coding sequence ATGGTAAACTTGCGCGTGAAATTTATCAGGACGTTACATAGAAGATTCTACATCTACCTTCTAAAAGAACTGATCTACGTCTTTTTGCTCTCATTGGGAATACTCACCTTTATTCTCGTTCTGAGCAGGATCGGAAAGCTGGCGGATCTGGTTATCAACCGGGGAGTTGAGGTCAAAGATATTGTTCTGCTTATCGTCTATTCATCGCCTCCCTATCTCACTTTTACGCTCCCGATGGCCTTTTTGCTTTCCACAATTGTCATCCTAGGAAGACTCTCGACGGAAAACGAGATACTCGCGCTAAAGACAAGCGGGGTGAACCTCATGCACCTTTTTACACCTCTCATTTCCGTCGGTGTAGCCATCACCGTCTTCGGCTTTCTTAACGCCGGAACATTGCTCCCCAGGGCCGGCAATCTGTTTCGTGATACACTTCTCAATATAGTCAAGAAGGGAATAAGCCTTGACGACAAGGAAGGTGCGTTCAACGATACGCTTCCAGATATCGTCGTGTACATAGACAAAGTGAACACCAAAGACAAACATCTCACCGGCATTCTCGTGGCAGACGACCGGGACCAAGACGTCAAACAGACTATCTCCGCGAGTAGGGGAATAATCAGCCTTGATCCCGTAACCCTCAATCTTACGTTCCTTCTGGAGAACGGAAATTTGCACCGATGGGAAAAAAAAGAAGATACTTATAAGAACGTATCGTTCAAGAATTATACCTTCATAATGAACCTCGCGAATGTACTACCCTCAAATACCTTTGTAAGGAAGAGACATTTTGAAATGACCAATGACGAATTGCGGGCGCACATAGCAGTGGCAAAAACCGAAAGCCTCAAGTACGACCTCCTTCTCGAGATTTACAAAAAAGTCTCCATACCGGTGTCATCTCTCGCTTTTGTGTTTCTTACAGTCCCTCTGGGTATCAAGCGGAGAGTGGAAGGAAAATTCTCGGGCATCCTTTACAGTCTTCTCCTGTTTCTCTTCTATTATCTCCTGATGGCCGTTGCGGAGAATGTGGGGAAGTCCATCCAAATGCCTGTCCTTATAACAACTTTCATACCGAACATCGCTATTATGCTTATAGGACTTTACCTCATGAGGGACATTAACCGTGAAAGCCATACTGGCGCTGCACTGAGACTGAGGCAACTATGGATTCATTGTTTTGAAAAGACTAAATAA